A segment of the Terriglobia bacterium genome:
CTGTTCCCGGCATTGCACCGGCTGGAAGAGAAGGGATGGCTGCGCTCCAAGTGGGGCGAATCGGAAAACCGGCGCAAGGCGAAGTACTATACGCTGACCAGGGCCGGGCGGCGGCGTCTCCATGTGGAGACCGATGAGTGGCGCCGGGTTTGCAGGGCGATCTCCCGGGCCATCGAAGCAACATAGAGGTGAGGTATGGGATTCGCGGCGCGCACCGCCAGCCTGTTTCGCAACCTTTTCCGCAGGTCCCGCGTCGAGCGCGAGCTTGACGACGAGTTGAGCGCCTACGTCGACCTGCTCGAGAAGGAAAAGCTGGCGGCGGGCTTGCCGCCGGCGGAGGCGCTCCGGGCCGCGCGTATGGAGGCCGGCGCGGAGCAGGTGAAGGAACGGGTGCGCGACGTGCGCACGGGGGCGCTGGTGGAGCAGTTCGCCGCCGACGTGCGGTATGGCACGCGCGTGCTGCGCCGGAACCCCGTCTTCGCCGCCGTCGCCGTGCTCACGCTGGCGCTCGGCATTGGCGCAACCACGGCGATTTTCAGCGTCGTCTATGGCGTGCTGCTGCGCCCGTTGCCTTTCCACGAGCCGGACCGGATTGTCGAACTCCGCGAGGTGAGCGCGGAGGGCAACCGCATGAATTTCGCCGATCCCAATTTCGAGGACCTGCGCACGCAAGTCCGCTCGCTGAAGGGCGTGGCCGAGTACGCCTCGGGGTTGGTCTCGATTCCCGGCAGGGCCGAGCCCACGCGCACGGTGGCGGCGTACGTCTCGCAGGATTTTTCCCTCATCATGCGGGTTCA
Coding sequences within it:
- a CDS encoding PadR family transcriptional regulator, with translation MPEDKSDLLQGTLDLLILTTLALEPMHGLGVARRIGQVTRGAFEVKPGSLFPALHRLEEKGWLRSKWGESENRRKAKYYTLTRAGRRRLHVETDEWRRVCRAISRAIEAT